Proteins from a genomic interval of Acinonyx jubatus isolate Ajub_Pintada_27869175 chromosome B4, VMU_Ajub_asm_v1.0, whole genome shotgun sequence:
- the WNK1 gene encoding serine/threonine-protein kinase WNK1 isoform X16 has protein sequence MDFTKKDFCSVFVIVNSHCCCCPQKDCVNEGVKPASFDKVAIPEVKEIIEGCIRQNKDERYSIKDLLNHAFFQEETGVRVELAEEDDGEKIAIKLWLRIEDIKKLKGKYKDNEAIEFSFDLERDVPEDVAQEMVESGYVCEGDHKTMAKAIKDRVSLIKRKREQRQLVREEQEKRKQEEINQKHQVEQQSSTSQAGVKQIPSASTGMPPASTTSASVSTQVEPEEPEADQHQQLQYQQTSISVLSDGTVDSGQGSSVFTESRVSSQQTVSYGSQHEQAHSTGTIPGHTASVVQAQSQPHGVYPSSSMAQGQSQGQPSSSSLTGVPSSLPIQHSQQQQGVQQTAPPQQTVQYSLPQTSTSSEATTAQPVSQSQTPQVLPQVSSGKQLPVSQPVPAIQGEPQIPVATQPSVVPVHSGAHFLPLGQPLSTSLHPQYPVSQIPISTPHVSAAQTGFSSLPVTMAAGVNQPLLTLASSATAAAIPGGPTAVPSQLPTLLQPVTQLPSQVHPQLLQPAVQSMGIPANLGQAAEVPLPSGDVLYQGFPPRLPPQYPGDSNIAPTSSVASICIPSTVLSPPMPTEALATPGYFPTVVQPFVESNLLVPVGSIGGQVQVSQPAVSLAQQAPTTSSQQAALESTQGVSQVAPPEPLPVAQAQPTTLVSSIDSAHSDVASGMSDGNENVPSSSGRHEGRTTKRHYRKSVRSRSRHEKSSRPKLRILNVSNKGDRVVECQLETHNRKMVTFKFDLDGDNPEEIATIMVNNDFILAIERESFVDQVREIIEKADEMLSEDVSVEPEGDQGLESLQGKDDYGFAGSQKLEGEFKQPIPASSMPQQIGIPTSSLTQVVHSAGRRFIVSPVPESRLRESKLFTGEISDTVAASTSHGAGMNLSHSASSLSLQQAFSELRHAQMTEGPNTAPPNFSHTGPTFPVVPPSMSSIAAVPTTAAATPSISAPATSSPLNDMSTSVIQSEIPVPTEKGIGGVATCTGVIPSSGLPVPPISESPVFSTVVSSVTIPTVVSISTTSQPVQASTSGSVVSSIGTLPSIPVSTLASAAGSAAVSGAKPPPVVSQQVTGSTSGVATLTSIAATTPFPSIASQLPLQLSSSTSAPTLAETVVVSAHSLDKTSHSSTTGLALSLSASSSSSPGAGLSSSVSQPGGVHPLVTPSAIASTPVLPQAAGPTSTPLLPQVPSIPPLVQPVASVPAVQQTLIHSQPQPALLPNQPHTHCPEIDADSQPKAPGIDDIKTLEEKLRSLFSEHSSSGAQHASVSLETSLVVETTVAPGIPTTAVAPSKLMTSTTSTCLPPTSLPLGTTGLSVIPVVTPGQVSTPVSYVSAPVSTTSGVKAGTAPSKPPLTKAPVLPVGTELPAGTPPSEQLPPFPGPSLIQSQQPLEDLDAQLRRTLSPETVVGTSTVGPVSMVAPAAVTEAGTPPQKDVSQITEGPVLGTSSGTGVFKMGRFQVSVAMDDVQKEGKNKSEDAKSVHFESSTSESSVLSSSSPESTLVKTEPNGIRSISSDMPDSAHKTPALGAKSETGQPTKVGRFQVTTTTNKVGRFSVSRTEDKIAEAKKEGPMASPPFMDLEQAVLPAVIPKKEKPELSEPSHLNGPSSDLEAAFLSRDVDDGSGSPHSPHQLSSKSLPIQNLSQSLSNSFNSSYMSSDNESDIEDEDLKLELRRLREKHLKEIQDLQSRQKHEIESLYTKLGKVPPAVIIPPAAPLAGRRRRPTKSKGSKSSRSSSLGNKSPQLSGNLSGQSATSVLHPQQTLHPPGNIPETGQNQLLQPLKPSPSSDNLYSAFTSDGAISVPSLSAPGQGTSSTNTVGGTVNSQAAQAQPPAMTSSRKGTFTDDLHKLVDNWARDAMNLSGRRGSKGHMNYEGPGMARKFSAPGQLCISMTSNLGGSAPISAASATSLGHFTKSMCPPQQYGFPAPPFGTQWSGTGGPTPQPLGQFQPVGTASLQNFNISNLQKSISNPPGSNLRTT, from the exons ATGGATTTTACAAAGAAAGACTTCTGCTCAGTGTTTGTCATCGTAAATTCTCATTGTTGCTGCTGCCCTCAAAAGGATTGTGTAAATGAG GGAGTGAAGCCTGCCAGTTTTGACAAAGTAGCAATTCCTGAAGTGAAGGAAATTATTGAAGGATGCATAAGGCAAAACAAAGATGAAAG ATATTCTATCAAAGACCTTTTGAACCATGCCTTCTTCCAGGAGGAAACAGGGGTACGGGTAGAATTAGCAGAAGAAGATGATGGAGAAAAGATAGCCATTAAATTATGGCTACGTATTGAAGATATTAAGAAACTAAAGGGAAAATACAAAGACAATGAAGCTATTGAGTTTTCCTTTGACTTGGAAAGAGATGTGCCAGAAGACGTTGCTCAAGAAATG GTAGAgtctgggtatgtctgtgaagGTGATCACAAGACCATGGCAAAAGCCATCAAAGATAGAGTATCATTAATTAAGAGAAAACGAGAACAGCGGCAGTTGGTACGGgaggaacaagaaaaaagaaagcaggaagagatCAATCAGAAACACCAGGTAGAACAACAATCAAGTACTTCCCAGGCAGGAGTCAAACAGATCCCATCTGCTAGTACTGGCATGCCTCCTGCTTCTACCACATCAGCTTCAGTTTCTACACAAGTAGAACCTGAAGAACCTGAGGCAGATCAACATCAACAACTACAGTACCAACAAACTAGTATATCTGTGTTAT CTGACGGGACGGTTGACAGTGGTCAAGGATCTTCTGTCTTCACAGAATCTCGAGTGAGCAGCCAACAGACAGTTTCATATGGGTCCCAACATGAACAGGCACATTCTACTGGCACAATCCCAGGGCATACAGCTTCTGTTGTCCAAGCACAATCTCAGCCTCATGGGGTATATCCATCCTCAAGTATG GCACAGGGGCAAAGCCAGGGTCAACCATCCTCAAGTAGCCTAACAGGGGTTCCATCTTCCCTGCCCATACAACATTCTCAGCAG CAGCAGGGAGTACAGCAGACTGCCCCTCCTCAACAGACAGTGCAGTATTCACTTCCACAGACATCAACCTCCAGTGAGGCCACTACTGCACAGCCAGTCAGTCAGTCTCAGACTCCACAGGTCTTGCCTCAAGTATCATCTGGAAAACAG CTTCCAGTTTCCCAGCCAGTACCAGCTATCCAAGGCGAACCTCAGATCCCAGTTGCGACACAACCCTCAGTTGTTCCAGTCCACTCTGGTGCTCATTTCCTCCCTCTGGGACAGCCACTCTCTACTTCCTTACACCCCCAGTATCCTGTCTCTCAAATTCCCATATCAACTCCTCATGTGTCTGCGGCTCAGACAGGTTTCTCATCCCTTCCCGTTACAATGGCAGCTGGCGTTAATCAGCCTCTGCTCACCTTGGCCTCATCTGCTACGGCAGCTGCGATCCCAGGGGGACCAACTGCGGTTCCTAGTCAGCTTCCAACCCTTCTGCAGCCCGTGACTCAGCTGCCAAGTCAGGTTCACCCACAGCTCCTGCAACCAGCAGTTCAGTCCATGGGAATACCAGCTAACCTTGGACAAGCTGCTGAGGTTCCACTTCCCTCTGGAGATGTTCTATACCAG GGCTTCCCACCTCGACTGCCACCACAATACCCAGGAGATTCAAATATTGCTCCCACTTCCAGCGTGGCTTCTATTTGCATCCCTTCTACAGTCCTATCCCCTCCCATGCCGACAGAAGCACTGGCTACACCGGGTTACTTTCCTACAGTGGTGCAGCCTTTTGTGGAATCAAACCTTTTGGTTCCTGTGGGCAGTATAGGAGGACAGGTTCAAGTGTCTCAGCCAGCAGTGAGTTTAGCACAACAAGCCCCCACTACATCCTCCCAGCAAGCAGCTCTGGAG AGTACTCAGGGAGTCTCTCAAGTTGCTCCTCCAGAGCCACTTCCAGTGGCACAGGCACAACCTACCACTTTGGTCTCTTCTATAGACAG TGCACATTCAGATGTTGCTTCAGGAATGAGTGATGGCAATGAGAATGTCCCATCATCCAGTGGAAGGCATGAAGGGAGAACTACAAAACGGCATTATCGAAAATCTGTAAGAAGTCGCTCTCGTCATGAAAAGTCCTCACGTCCAAAATTGAGAATTTTgaat gtttcaAATAAAGGGGACCGGGTAGTAGAATGTCAGTTAGAGACTCATAATCGGAAAATGGTTACATTCAAATTCGATTTAGATGGTGACAATCCTGAGGAGATAGCAACAATTATG GTGAACAATGACTTTATCTTAGCAATAGAGAGAGAGTCCTTTGTGGATCAAGTACGAGAAATTATTGAAAAAGCTGATGAAATGCTCAGCGAGGACGTCAGTGTGGAACCAGAGGGTGACCAGGGATTGGAGAGTCTACAGGGAAAGGATGACTATGGCTTTGCAGGTTCTCAA AAATTGGAAGGAGAATTCAAACAACCAATTCCTGCATCTTCTATGCCACAGCAAATAg GCATTCCTACCAGTTCTTTAACTCAAGTTGTTCATTCTGCTGGAAGACGGTTTATAGTGAGTCCTGTGCCAGAAAGCCGATTACGAGAATCAAAACTTTTCACTGGTGAAATATCAGATACGG TTGCTGCCTCAACATCCCATGGCGCTGGAATGAACTTGTCTCATTCTGCTTCATCCCTTAGCCTACAACAGGCGTTTTCTGAACTCAGACATGCCCAAATGACAGAAGGGCCCAATACAGCACCTCCCAACTTCAGTCATACAGGACCAACATTTCCAGTAGTACCTCCTTCCATGAGTAGCATTGCTGCAGTCCCAACCACAGCAGCAGCCACACCTTCAATATCAGCCCCTGCAACTAGCAGCCCTCTTAATGACATGTCCACATCAGTAATTCAGTCTGAGATTCCAGTGCCCACTGAAAAAGGGATTGGTGGAGTTGCCACCTGCACAGGTGTGATACCGTCAAGTGGTCTCCCTGTACCTCCTATATCTGAATCACCAGTATTTTCCACTGTGGTTTCAAGCGTTACAATACCTACAGTTGTCTCAATATCAACAACATCCCAGCCAGTTCAGGCTTCTACATCTGGGAGTGTTGTTTCTAGCATAGGCACTTTGCCATCTATACCAGTTTCAACGTTAGCCTCTGCTGCGGGCAGTGCTGCTGTCTCAGGTGCTAAGCCTCCACCTGTAGTATCTCAACAAGTGACAGGCAGTACTTCTGGGGTAGCCACGTTAACATCCATTGCTGCCACCACTCCATTCCCGAGCATAGCTTCCCAGCTGCCTCTTCAGCTGAGCAGCAGCACCTCTGCTCCTACTCTAGCTGAAACAGTGGTGGTTAGTGCACACTCACTAGATAAAACATCTCATAGCAGTACAACTGGATTGGCTTTGTCCCTGTCTGCATCATCATCTTCCTCCCCTGGAGCAGGATTATCTAGTTCTGTTTCTCAGCCTGGTGGGGTGCATCCTTTGGTCACCCCATCAGCTATAGCTTCTACTCCTGTCCTTCCTCAAGCAGCAGGACCTACTTCTACACCTTTATTACCCCAAGTACCTAGTATCCCACCTTTGGTACAACCTGTTGCCAGTGTGCCTGCTGTGCAGCAGACACTAATTCATAGTCAGCCTCAACCAGCTTTACTTCCCAACCAGCCCCACACTCACTGTCCTGAAATAGATGCTGACTCACAGCCCAAGGCTCCTGGAATTGATGACATAAAGACTCTAGAGGAAAAGCTGCGGTCTCTCTTTAGTGAACACAGCTCATCTGGAGCCCAACATGCATCTGTCTCACTGGAGACATCACTGGTAGTAGAGACCACTGTTGCACCAGGCATCCCAACCACTGCTGTTGCACCAAGCAAGCTCATGACTTCTACTACAAGTACATGCTTACCACCAACAAGTTTGCCATTAGGGACAACTGGTTTGTCAGTTATACCAGTGGTCACACCGGGACAAGTTTCCACCCCAGTCAGCTATGTGTCTGCCCCAGTCAGCACTACATCAGGAGTGAAAGCTGGAACTGCTCCATCAAAGCCACCTTTAACTAAAGCTCCA GTGCTGCCAGTGGGTACTGAACTTCCAGCTGGTACTCCACCCAGCGAGCAGCTGCCACCTTTTCCAGGACCTTCACTaattcag TCCCAGCAACCTCTGGAAGATCTTGATGCTCAATTGAGAAGAACACTTAGTCCAGAGACTGTTGTGGGGACATCTACAGTTGGG CCTGTGTCCATGGTGGCTCCAGCAGCAGTTACAGAAGCAGGAACACCGCCTCAGAAGGATG TTTCTCAAATCACAGAAGGTCCTGTCCTAGGAACTAGTTCAGGAACTGGTGTTTTTAAGATGGGACGATTCCAG GTTTCAGTTGCAATGGATGATGTCCAAAAAGAGGGTAAAAATAAGTCAGAAGATGCAAAGTCTGTTCATTTTGAGTCTAGCACTTCAGAGTCCTCAGTACTATCAAGTAGTAGTCCAGAAAGTACCCTGGTGAAGACAGAGCCTAATGGGATCCGTAGCATCTCATCAGATATGCCAGATAGTGCCCACAAAACTCCTGCCTTGGGAGCAAAGTCAGAAACTGGGCAGCCTACAAAGGTAGGACGCTTCCAGGTGACAACTACAACGAACAAAGTAGGTCGTTTCTCTGTATCAAGAACTGAAGACAAGATTgctgaggcaaagaaagagggaccAATGGCATCTCCTCCTTTTATGGATTTGGAACAAGCTGTTCTCCCTGCTGTgataccaaagaaagaaaagcctgaaCTGTCAGAGCCTTCACATCTGAATGGGCCATCTTCTGACCTGGAGGCCGCCTTCCTAAGCAGGGATGTGGATGATGGTTCAGGTAGTCCACACTCCCCCCATCAGCTGAGCTCAAAGAGCCTCCCTATCCAGAATCTAAGTCAGAGCCTTAGTAATTCATTCAACTCCTCTTACATGAGTAGTGACAATGAGTCAGATATTGAAGATGAAGATTTAAAATTAGAGCTGCGAAGACTACGAGAAAa ACATCTTAAAGAGATTCAAGACCTGCAGAGTCGCCAGAAGCATGAAATTGAATCTTTATATACCAAACTGGGCAAGGTTCCCCCTGCTGTCATTAttcccccagctgcccctcttgCAGGGAGAAGAAGGCGACCCACTAAAAGCAAAGGCAGCAAATCTAGTCGCAGCAGTTCCTTGGGGAATAAAAGCCCCCAGCTTTCAG GTAACCTGTCTGGTCAGAGTGCCACTTCAGTTTTGCACCCCCAGCAGACCCTCCACCCTCCTGGCAACATCCCAGAGACTGGGCAGAATCAGTTGTTACAGCCCCTTAAGCCATCTCCCTCCAGTGACAACCTCTATTCAGCCTTCACCAGTGATGGTGCCATTTCAGTACCAAGCCTTTCTGCTCCAGGTCAAG